One window of Streptomyces sp. FIT100 genomic DNA carries:
- a CDS encoding TetR/AcrR family transcriptional regulator, with product MSPATDAATSLRRAPRPRADALRNRERIVAAAREMFVELGPDVPLDEIARRAGVGNATLYRNFPERTALVHEVVLSVMRRTTERAEAAAATEPDTFAALSRFTHEAADERIGALCPMLSGTFDHDHPDLLAERDRLEQAVRGLIDRAQAAGRVRTDIAVGDLMVALSQLTRPLPGTGCLDFDRFIHRHLQLLLDGLEAPARSGLPGTAVTLEDLRHRP from the coding sequence GTGAGCCCCGCCACCGACGCCGCCACCTCACTGCGCCGCGCGCCCCGGCCGCGGGCCGACGCCCTGCGCAACCGGGAGCGGATCGTCGCGGCGGCCCGCGAGATGTTCGTCGAGCTCGGACCCGATGTCCCGCTCGACGAGATCGCCCGCCGCGCGGGCGTCGGCAACGCCACCCTCTACCGGAACTTCCCGGAGCGGACCGCCCTCGTCCACGAGGTCGTCCTCTCCGTCATGCGGCGGACGACGGAGCGCGCGGAGGCGGCGGCCGCCACCGAGCCGGACACCTTCGCCGCGCTGAGCCGATTCACGCACGAGGCGGCGGACGAGCGGATCGGCGCACTGTGCCCGATGCTCTCCGGCACCTTCGACCACGACCACCCCGATCTGCTCGCCGAGCGCGACCGGCTCGAACAGGCCGTCCGGGGCCTGATCGACCGTGCTCAGGCGGCGGGCCGGGTCCGCACCGACATCGCCGTCGGAGACCTGATGGTCGCTCTCTCCCAGCTCACCCGGCCGCTTCCGGGCACCGGGTGCCTGGACTTCGACCGGTTCATCCACCGCCATCTCCAGCTGCTGCTGGACGGGCTGGAGGCGCCCGCGCGCTCCGGACTCCCGGGCACGGCCGTGACCCTGGAGGACCTGCGGCACCGGCCGTGA
- a CDS encoding M6 family metalloprotease domain-containing protein, with product MQHTRRRIRRSGTLGAAAVIAFAALTSASSTLPDTSRASAGPRAAVGESALGPCRIAPTAGVQMSEGVPTPTGYARSTGEIRALNVMIDFPDAQGEGPALDRYAEFFPQTQNWFATSSYGRLSYRPEAPLPEWLRMPLPFAAYGIERGAPYEPGYRQLVQDIVTAADHRIDFSAYDLVNILVTPNAGPSALDTVLSVTFSGNHDAPFADGVPLANTSFVYSRQDDGSGSYDETGFRVLPHENGHVFGLPDLYTSEGGGAVGHWDIMSEDWGANNDLLGWHKWKLGWLDNDQVSCAAAASGTSEYGLTPLAVEGGPKLVFVPIAADAGYAVEVRTRDGNDEAVCEPGVLIYHVETGVDTGQGPVRVADSDEDSGGCTRRPNVHAELSDAPYRPGESFADRRNKIQITVVSESDDGTYRVRVTRS from the coding sequence ATGCAGCACACCCGCCGCCGGATACGGAGATCCGGCACGCTCGGCGCCGCAGCCGTCATCGCGTTCGCTGCCCTGACCTCGGCGAGTTCGACCCTCCCGGACACCTCGCGCGCCTCGGCGGGACCGCGGGCGGCCGTCGGCGAGTCGGCGCTCGGCCCGTGCCGTATCGCCCCCACCGCGGGCGTGCAGATGTCGGAGGGCGTACCCACGCCGACCGGCTACGCGCGCTCGACGGGCGAGATCCGTGCCCTCAACGTCATGATCGACTTCCCGGACGCCCAGGGCGAAGGACCGGCGCTCGACCGGTACGCCGAGTTCTTCCCGCAGACCCAGAACTGGTTCGCCACCAGCTCCTACGGGCGCCTCAGCTACCGCCCCGAGGCCCCGCTCCCGGAGTGGCTGCGGATGCCGCTGCCGTTCGCCGCGTACGGGATAGAGCGTGGCGCGCCCTACGAGCCGGGCTACCGGCAGCTGGTCCAGGACATCGTGACCGCTGCCGACCACCGGATCGACTTCAGCGCGTACGACCTGGTCAACATCCTGGTCACGCCGAACGCCGGCCCGTCGGCGCTCGACACCGTGCTGTCCGTGACCTTCTCCGGGAACCACGACGCGCCGTTCGCCGACGGTGTGCCGCTCGCCAACACCTCGTTCGTCTACAGCCGCCAGGACGACGGCTCCGGTTCGTACGACGAGACGGGCTTCCGGGTGCTCCCGCACGAGAACGGCCATGTCTTCGGCCTGCCCGACCTCTACACGTCGGAGGGCGGCGGCGCGGTCGGCCACTGGGACATCATGTCCGAGGACTGGGGGGCCAACAACGATCTGCTCGGCTGGCACAAGTGGAAGCTCGGCTGGCTCGACAACGACCAGGTCTCCTGCGCGGCCGCCGCCTCCGGCACGTCGGAGTACGGCCTGACGCCGCTGGCCGTCGAGGGCGGCCCCAAGCTGGTCTTCGTGCCCATCGCCGCGGACGCCGGCTACGCCGTGGAGGTCCGCACCCGGGACGGCAACGACGAGGCCGTCTGCGAGCCGGGCGTCCTCATCTACCACGTGGAGACGGGCGTCGACACCGGCCAGGGCCCGGTGCGCGTCGCCGACAGCGACGAGGACAGCGGCGGCTGCACCCGGCGGCCCAACGTCCACGCCGAGCTGTCGGACGCCCCCTACCGCCCGGGCGAGTCCTTCGCGGACCGGCGGAACAAGATCCAGATCACCGTGGTCTCGGAGAGCGACGACGGGACCTACCGGGTGCGCGTCACGCGCTCCTGA
- a CDS encoding class I adenylate-forming enzyme family protein, whose product MDSLLRLAIARTRRRRARPAGGRRHCEDTPQPDEGPWPSFERRAPVPHSADVRGSLTAPGAPFAVEEGAYVSGPRTLREFVEATWVFGEQPFLVAESGAYTYGEFFAAASALARRFVERYGLRPGDRAVVGMRNHPEWQIAFWAAQLAGLVAVPLNAWWTAEEFAYALDDCEPRVLLVDGERLPRVAAWARSRSVPVIVFHHEGPVGEGTVRYQDLAEARPDPATAPPDVHVRPEDDATIIYTSGTTGRPKGAVATQLAQAGAAMNPRYTAAASALARGVVPGRGPAPVSLMTFPFFHVAAFTTLYSVMAVGGTLVLMRKWDADKALALIEKHGVTHYSGVPTTALQLLDAAERHGARLDTLTHLNTGGAAAPPDLVARLTAAYGTRIEPRNGYGLTETSGGVTANFGAEYRDFPDSVGRPTPATEVRIAGPSGRALPEGEAGELWLRGQSLVRGYWRDPEATAAAFTADGWFRTGDLATVRDGDRITIVDRIKDLVIRGGENVYCVEVEAVLHDHPDVVDAAVLGVPHPVLGEEVAAVVQVRPGAAVTAEELRAHAGRSLAAFKVPAHVVVREEPLPRNPTGKLLKRELRGPVQEAVRLRSA is encoded by the coding sequence ATGGACTCCCTCCTCCGCCTTGCGATCGCACGCACCAGACGCCGCCGGGCCCGCCCTGCGGGCGGACGACGCCACTGTGAAGACACTCCCCAGCCAGACGAGGGGCCCTGGCCCAGCTTCGAGAGAAGGGCGCCCGTGCCGCACTCAGCCGATGTCCGAGGTTCCCTCACCGCCCCCGGCGCCCCCTTCGCCGTCGAGGAAGGGGCGTACGTGTCCGGGCCGCGCACCCTGCGCGAGTTCGTCGAGGCGACGTGGGTGTTCGGGGAGCAGCCGTTTCTCGTGGCGGAGAGCGGGGCCTACACGTACGGGGAGTTCTTCGCGGCCGCCTCCGCGCTCGCGCGGCGCTTCGTCGAGAGGTACGGGCTGCGGCCGGGGGACCGGGCCGTCGTCGGGATGCGCAATCACCCGGAGTGGCAGATCGCGTTCTGGGCGGCGCAGCTCGCCGGGCTGGTCGCGGTGCCGCTGAACGCCTGGTGGACGGCGGAGGAGTTCGCGTACGCGCTCGACGACTGCGAGCCGCGGGTGCTGCTCGTCGACGGGGAGCGGCTGCCCAGGGTCGCCGCCTGGGCCCGGTCGAGGTCCGTTCCGGTGATCGTGTTCCATCACGAGGGGCCCGTGGGCGAGGGGACCGTGCGGTACCAGGACCTGGCCGAGGCCCGCCCGGACCCGGCCACCGCGCCGCCCGACGTCCATGTACGGCCCGAGGACGACGCCACGATCATCTACACGTCGGGCACGACCGGCCGGCCCAAGGGGGCGGTCGCCACACAGCTCGCGCAGGCCGGGGCGGCGATGAACCCGCGCTACACGGCCGCGGCCTCGGCGCTCGCACGCGGGGTGGTCCCGGGGCGGGGGCCTGCGCCCGTCAGCCTGATGACGTTCCCGTTCTTCCACGTGGCGGCCTTCACCACGCTGTACTCGGTGATGGCCGTCGGCGGGACGCTCGTGCTGATGCGCAAGTGGGACGCGGACAAGGCGCTCGCCCTCATCGAGAAGCACGGCGTGACCCACTACTCCGGCGTGCCCACCACCGCGCTCCAGCTGCTCGACGCCGCCGAACGCCACGGGGCACGGCTGGACACCCTGACGCATCTCAACACCGGGGGCGCCGCCGCCCCGCCGGACCTCGTCGCGCGGCTCACCGCCGCCTACGGCACACGGATCGAACCCCGCAACGGCTACGGGCTGACCGAGACCAGCGGGGGTGTGACCGCGAACTTCGGCGCCGAGTACCGGGACTTCCCCGACAGCGTCGGGCGGCCGACCCCGGCCACCGAGGTGCGGATCGCCGGGCCGTCCGGGCGGGCGCTGCCGGAGGGCGAGGCCGGGGAGCTGTGGCTGCGCGGGCAGTCGCTGGTGCGCGGGTACTGGCGCGACCCCGAGGCCACCGCCGCGGCGTTCACGGCGGACGGCTGGTTCAGGACAGGCGACCTCGCGACCGTACGGGACGGCGATCGGATCACGATCGTCGACCGGATCAAGGACCTGGTGATCCGCGGCGGCGAGAACGTGTACTGCGTCGAGGTCGAGGCCGTTCTGCACGACCACCCGGACGTCGTCGACGCGGCCGTCCTCGGCGTCCCGCACCCCGTCCTCGGCGAGGAGGTCGCGGCCGTCGTCCAGGTGCGGCCCGGCGCCGCCGTCACCGCCGAGGAGCTGCGCGCCCATGCGGGCAGGAGCCTCGCCGCCTTCAAGGTGCCGGCACACGTCGTCGTACGGGAGGAGCCGCTGCCGCGCAATCCCACCGGGAAGCTCCTCAAGCGGGAGCTCAGGGGGCCGGTCCAGGAGGCGGTCCGCCTCAGGAGCGCGTGA
- a CDS encoding peptide MFS transporter, producing MTTVDSSLLAPAAPGGTRPGGGRRRGFGTLLAVDLWERFSFFGMAAILVLYLTASPERGGLGMAPQTATAVFAGYMSLNFMAGLPGGWLADRLLGARRAVMAGGVLIASGHAVLTLPATAALYGGLLLIVAGTGLAKPSLAAMVAAVSDEREGPGRGGREAAFSLFYLCIQVSALIAPLVTGLLAEKVAWHLGFAAAAFGMAAGLVQFSLGLRSFGEVGRHPARPLGREEALRAVRRTAAVLAAGAVAATAAATAGVLGINGVLACLGLVTIALPFAYLRSLRKVRGGLGGFTALMAASSAFWMIFAQSGSVLGLFAERHTDRDVFGFEVPAGWFQSAHPLFVLLVAPLTTRLWRRAGARADVPVKFSGALAAAGTSFLLMAVAALLAQRGPVGPYWLLLVYLLFSCGEIALAPAGLALAASVAPPGWTGRFLAVNGLFGAVGVVVGGQLFRLTAVLPLPLYFLLLGVVVLAVGAAVGLGADRLRRSGAVAAAGATARAGA from the coding sequence GTGACGACGGTGGACTCCTCGCTCCTGGCGCCGGCCGCCCCCGGCGGCACCCGTCCCGGAGGCGGCCGGCGCCGGGGGTTCGGCACGCTCCTCGCGGTGGACCTGTGGGAGCGGTTCAGCTTCTTCGGCATGGCCGCGATCCTCGTGCTGTATCTGACGGCGTCGCCGGAGCGCGGCGGTCTGGGCATGGCGCCCCAGACCGCCACCGCGGTCTTCGCGGGCTACATGTCACTGAACTTCATGGCCGGACTGCCCGGTGGCTGGCTCGCCGACCGGCTGCTGGGCGCGCGGCGCGCGGTCATGGCCGGCGGCGTGCTCATCGCCTCCGGGCACGCGGTGCTCACCCTGCCGGCGACGGCCGCGCTCTACGGCGGGCTGCTGCTGATCGTGGCCGGTACCGGTCTGGCCAAGCCGTCCCTCGCCGCGATGGTGGCCGCGGTCAGCGACGAGCGGGAGGGCCCGGGGCGGGGCGGCAGGGAGGCCGCGTTCTCCCTCTTCTATCTGTGCATCCAGGTCAGTGCGCTGATCGCGCCGCTGGTGACCGGCCTGCTCGCGGAGAAGGTCGCCTGGCATCTCGGCTTCGCCGCGGCCGCGTTCGGTATGGCGGCCGGGCTCGTCCAGTTCTCCCTCGGGCTGCGCAGCTTCGGTGAGGTGGGGCGGCACCCGGCCCGGCCGCTCGGCCGCGAGGAGGCCCTGCGTGCCGTGCGCCGCACGGCGGCGGTGCTCGCCGCCGGGGCCGTCGCCGCCACCGCCGCCGCCACGGCAGGGGTGCTCGGCATCAACGGAGTGCTGGCCTGTCTGGGCCTGGTCACGATCGCCCTGCCCTTCGCCTATCTGCGATCCCTGCGGAAGGTGCGCGGCGGGCTCGGCGGATTCACCGCGCTGATGGCGGCCTCCTCAGCCTTCTGGATGATCTTCGCGCAGAGCGGTTCGGTGCTCGGGCTCTTCGCCGAACGCCACACGGACCGCGATGTGTTCGGCTTCGAGGTCCCGGCCGGCTGGTTCCAGTCCGCCCATCCGCTCTTCGTGCTGCTGGTCGCACCGCTGACCACCCGGCTGTGGCGACGGGCGGGGGCGCGGGCCGACGTGCCCGTGAAGTTCTCAGGGGCGCTCGCCGCCGCCGGGACCAGTTTTCTGCTGATGGCCGTGGCGGCGCTGCTGGCGCAGCGGGGCCCGGTCGGCCCGTACTGGCTGTTGCTGGTCTACCTGCTCTTCTCCTGCGGGGAGATCGCGCTCGCCCCGGCCGGTCTTGCGCTCGCCGCCTCCGTCGCGCCGCCCGGCTGGACCGGCCGGTTCCTCGCGGTGAACGGCCTCTTCGGTGCCGTCGGGGTGGTCGTCGGAGGACAGCTGTTCCGGCTCACGGCCGTCCTCCCCCTGCCGCTGTACTTCCTGCTGCTCGGCGTCGTGGTGCTGGCGGTGGGCGCTGCCGTCGGCCTGGGCGCGGACCGGCTGCGGAGGTCGGGGGCGGTGGCGGCGGCCGGGGCGACGGCGCGGGCGGGAGCTTGA